DNA from Asanoa sp. WMMD1127:
CCGGTCGCGTTCGTCTGCGCGCTGATGATCGTGGTCTACCTGCACACCGTCATCGGCGAGATGGTGCCCAAGAACATCGCGATCGCCGGACCGGAGACCTCGGCGCTCTGGCTCGGGCCGGCGATGCTGGCGTTCTGCGTGGCGACCAAGCCGCTGCTGGTCGCGCTGAAGTGGGTGTCCCGCCTGGTGCTGCGCCTGTGGCGGATCGAGTCGGCCGACGCGGTCAAGACCGTGTTCACCGCCGAGGAGCTGGCAGGTCTGGTCTCCCAGGCCCGCACGGAAGGCCTGCTCGGCTCGGAGGAGCACGCCCGGATCACCGGCGCGCTCGCCCTGCACGACCGCACCGCCGCCGACGCCATGCGGCCCTGGTCGTCGGTGACCACAGTGGCCGAAGACGTGTCACCGGCCTCGCTCGAGGTGCTGGCGACCCGCACCGGGCGGTCGCGCTTCCCCGTCGTGCAGCGCAGCACGCGCCGGGTGCTGGGCTTCGTGCACGTCAAAGACATCCTCGGGTACGCGGGCGCGAGCCGGACCGCGGCGGTGCCGGCCGAGGTCGTGCGGCGGCTGACCGTGGTCCCGCCGGAGCGGAGCCTCGCCGATCTGCTGCTGTCGATGCGGCGTGAGCGGCAACACATGGTGCTCGTCTCCGACGGTCGGTCGCCCCTTGGAGTAGTGACTCTCGACGATGTGTTGAATGCGGTTGTCGGTCAGGGCAATTCGGGCTTTCCTGGCGGAGGTGTTACACCGCCCGTACCCGCCTGACAGCGCAGCGAATGCGGCCTTGCGGGCTGTTTCGCCAATCCCTAATGTGTTTCCTCGGCGGCGTACCCCCCACGCCGATTTCGTCTCACTACGGGAGGCAATCGCCTTGCGCGCGTCCCGGCGGTCTGTCCACGTTCTACTGGCGCTTGCCTTCGGCCTGGTCGCCGCAGTGCTCCCGGCCGGCCTCGCCGCTGCCGAACCGAGCCCGCAGCAGATCGAAGCCGAAATCGACAAGAAATGGCGTCAGCTAGAGCCGGTCATCGAGCAGTACAACAAGGTCCACTCGGACCTTCAGAAAAACCAAAAGAAAGCCAAAGACTTACAAAAGAAAATCGAGCCGTTGTCGCTGAAGGCCGACATCGCGCTCGACCGGATCGGGGTCATCGCGGCCCAGCACTACAAGACCGGTCCGACCAGCGAGCTGAGCATGCTGCTGAGTGGCGCCAAGTCCGGCGACCTCACCGACCAGCTCGCGATGATCGACCTGCTGGCCCGGCACGAGCAGGCGCAGATCGCCGACGTGGTGGCGGCCCGCGACAAGTTCAACACCGAGAAGGCCAAGCTCGACGCGATCGTGGCCGACAACAAGAAGAAGGACACCGAGCTCGCGGCGCGCAAGAAGCAGATCGCCGCTGACATCAAGAAGCTAGAGAACTCGTTGCCGCCCACCCGGGTCAGCGTCTCGGGGTGTCCGCGGATCACGACGAAGACGACGGCCGAGGCCACCGCGGTCAAGACCGCCTGCCAGCAGGTCGGCAAGCCCTACGTGTTCAACACCGCCGGGCCGAGCACGTTCGACTGCTCCGGGCTGACGCTCTATGCCTGGGGCAAGGCAGGCGTGTCGCTGACCCACTACACCGGTGACCAGTGGGACGAGACCTACGCGGTGTCCAGCCCACGGGCCGGCGACCTGGTCTTCTTCTACAGCCCGATCAGCCACGTGGGGCTCTACATCGGCAACGGCCAGATGGTGCACGCGCCACGGGCCGGCAAGCCGGTGCAGGTGTCCAGCGTCAACCAGATGCCGATCACGGGCTATCGATCGGTGAAGAAACGCTGAGTGTGCTGCTTGTCGGCGGGGGCCCTGTTCGCAGGGCCCCCGCCTTCGTCATTGCTGGGGCGCGGTGGGCCAGGTGCGCCAGTTCTGCCAGGCGCGGCTCGGGGTCGGGCCGCGCTGGTTCTGGTAGCGCGAGCCGTAGACCGCGGCGCCGTAGGGGTGCTCGGCCGGTGACGAGAGCCGGAAGATGCAGAGCTGGCCGATCTTCATGCCGGGCCAGAGCATGATCGGCAGGTTGGCCACGTTGGACAGCTCCAGCGTGACGTGGCCCGAGAAGCCGGGGTCGATGAAGCCGGCGGTCGAGTGGGTGAGCAGGCCTAGGCGGCCCAGGCTCGACTTGCCCTCCAGCCGGCCGGCGAGCCGGTCACCCAGACTGATGACCTCCATCGTGGAGGCGAGCACGAACTCGCCCGGGTGCAACACGAACGGCTGACCGTCGGGCACCTCCACCAGCGAGGTCAGATCGTCCTGCTGGGTGGCCGGGTCGATGTGGGTGTAGAGGTGGTTGTTGAAGACCCGGAACAGCCGGTCGAGCCGCACGTCGATGCTGGACGGCTGCACCAGCGCGGGCTCGAACGGCTCCAGCGTCAGGGCGCCCGACTTGATCTCCGTGACCAGGTCACGGTCCGAGAGCAGCATTGAATCACCCTATGGTTCGTACGTATGTACGATAGGATCGCTCCATGGCTTCCTGGTCTGAGTTCGCCGCCGATGAGCCGCGACTTGCGCGGGCGATCCACGCCCTCATGCACCAATACGGGCCCGGCCTGGGCTACCTGGCGACCGTCCGCGCTGACGGCGGTCCGCGGGTGCACCCGGTCTCACCGGTGATCAACCACGACGGGCTCTTCTGCTTCGTCGTCGACTCGCCCAAGCGGCGCGACCTCGAGCGCGACGGGCGCTACGCGCTGCATTCCTTCCCACCCGAAGACAGCGACGACGAGGCCTATGTCGCCGGCCGGGCCGTGCCGGTCACCGACCCGCGGCGGATCGAAGCCATCGCCGCCGAGCTACGCGCGGAGCCCCGGGTCGACTGGCGGTTGTTCGAGCTGACGATCGAGGCGGCGATGCTGGCGCGTCGGGGTGGCGCGGCTTCGGGGTCGGGGTCTTCTTCGGCGTCGCCTGAGGTGCGCATCTGGCTCGACCCGGCTGGGCGGCGCCGCCGATCATCGCCGGCGTCGGCGCGGCAGGCCGCTCGATGGCGGCGGCCGGCGGCTCGCGAGCTGCTCGAGGTCGCGACCTGACCTGCCTGACCCGATCCGCGCCGCCGGCCCTTCGATGCCGGCGGCGCGGTCTCGGTCAGGGTGCGCGGAAGGCGTTCCAGGCGCGGTTCATCCGCTTCACCTGGCCCGCGGTGAACTGATACATGCAGTAGTCGTCGGTGTAGTCCATGAAGTTGTGGATCGGGTCGAGCCCGGGAGCGGTGCAGGTGTCGGCGCCGATCGGGCACTCGAACTGCGGCTCCGCCTCGGCGGGGGTGTCGGCGACGTGGTCGCCCTTGCCCTCACAGCCGTTCTCGAACGTGTGCATGAGGTTGAGCCAGTGCCCGACCTCGTGCGTGGCGGTGTCACCCTCGTTGTAGGGCGCCGCGGTGCCACCCGGCAGCGACTCGGAGAGGATCACCGCGCCGTCGTACGTGGTGATGTTGCGCTCCGGATAGGTCGCCCAGCCGAGCAGACCCGGGTCGATCAGACCGAAATACATGTTGAGCGTCTCGGGGCCACCTTCGCGCAGCTGGCGCTTCATCTGCCGCTCGGCCGGCGTCTCGGCGAGGATCGGCGACCAGGCCGGGTTGACGACCCGGTTGACCTTCTTCAACTTGAACCGGAAGGGCGAGGCCGCGCCGCCGGTGAACCCGCCGTACGCCTGGTTGAGCACGTTCATCTGCGCGTCGATCATCGACCGCGGAATGTTGCCGGTCGCCCGCGTCCCATCCTCCGACACGACGTGCACGACCACCGGAACGGTGATCGTCCTGCCACGAGCCGACTCGTCGGCCACCCCACCCGACCGTGCCGCAACCGCCGCGTCGAACGCGGCCTCCCGCGCGACGACCTCTTCAGCCGACAGCTCGTTGGGATCGTGCCGCTGCGCGGCACCCTTCATCACCCTGAGATCGACGTGCGTGTCACCGGCACAGTCGGCAACGGCTGGGCTGGCCCCGCCGGCTGACGCTGGCTTGGCCAGCCCGGCAGCGCCGGCGCTGAGCACCAACGCGAGCGCAGCACCCGCGGTAGTAGCCGCCCGCCACGCCCACCGTGTTCCGTGAAGCGTCATTGCTCACCTCTTCCTCCCCGTGGAACAGATGTGAAGGACGTTACCGATGAGCATGATGGGAAGGAACGGCCCGAAACCCTGCCCGTGCCCTAGTCGCGCCCCTAGCCGAGGGCCCGGTCGAGGGGTAGCTGCGCTGCCTGCGCTGATTGGGTAGAGTGGTCCCGCCTGCGGGTGTAGTTCAATGGCAGAACATCAGCTTCCCAAGCTGACAGTGCGGGTTCGATTCCCGTCACCCGCTCCATCGCTCATGTCCGCCACGAACGCGGACATGAGCGTTTCCGCATTCCTACTCCGGGGCCGAGCCCCGGACCCCACGGTCTGGTGGTTGCGGCTCGCGCGTTTGGGTCGCCTGCTTCGTGGCTCAGGTCGGTAACGACGCAGAGGTTGCCGAGCCCCGGACGCCCCGAGGTCTGGTGGTTGCGGTTGCTGCGTCGGCAACAGGCAGCGCTCCCGCGCCGTCCCGCGTCTCCGCGCCGTCCCGCGTCTCCGCGCCGTCCCGCGTCTCCGCGCCGTCCCGCGTCTCCGCGCCGTCCCGCGTCTCCGCGCCGTCCCGCGTCTCCGCGCCGTCCCGCGTCTCCGCGCCGTCCCGCGTCTC
Protein-coding regions in this window:
- a CDS encoding pyridoxamine 5'-phosphate oxidase family protein → MASWSEFAADEPRLARAIHALMHQYGPGLGYLATVRADGGPRVHPVSPVINHDGLFCFVVDSPKRRDLERDGRYALHSFPPEDSDDEAYVAGRAVPVTDPRRIEAIAAELRAEPRVDWRLFELTIEAAMLARRGGAASGSGSSSASPEVRIWLDPAGRRRRSSPASARQAARWRRPAARELLEVAT
- a CDS encoding hemolysin family protein gives rise to the protein MLNLLITLVLILGNAFFVGSEFALIASRRTVIEPMTMTSRRARMALSAMNQIPLMIAGAQLGITICSLGLGAIAEPAIAHLLEGPFHAAGLPDAAVHPVAFVCALMIVVYLHTVIGEMVPKNIAIAGPETSALWLGPAMLAFCVATKPLLVALKWVSRLVLRLWRIESADAVKTVFTAEELAGLVSQARTEGLLGSEEHARITGALALHDRTAADAMRPWSSVTTVAEDVSPASLEVLATRTGRSRFPVVQRSTRRVLGFVHVKDILGYAGASRTAAVPAEVVRRLTVVPPERSLADLLLSMRRERQHMVLVSDGRSPLGVVTLDDVLNAVVGQGNSGFPGGGVTPPVPA
- a CDS encoding C40 family peptidase; the protein is MRASRRSVHVLLALAFGLVAAVLPAGLAAAEPSPQQIEAEIDKKWRQLEPVIEQYNKVHSDLQKNQKKAKDLQKKIEPLSLKADIALDRIGVIAAQHYKTGPTSELSMLLSGAKSGDLTDQLAMIDLLARHEQAQIADVVAARDKFNTEKAKLDAIVADNKKKDTELAARKKQIAADIKKLENSLPPTRVSVSGCPRITTKTTAEATAVKTACQQVGKPYVFNTAGPSTFDCSGLTLYAWGKAGVSLTHYTGDQWDETYAVSSPRAGDLVFFYSPISHVGLYIGNGQMVHAPRAGKPVQVSSVNQMPITGYRSVKKR
- the dcd gene encoding dCTP deaminase encodes the protein MLLSDRDLVTEIKSGALTLEPFEPALVQPSSIDVRLDRLFRVFNNHLYTHIDPATQQDDLTSLVEVPDGQPFVLHPGEFVLASTMEVISLGDRLAGRLEGKSSLGRLGLLTHSTAGFIDPGFSGHVTLELSNVANLPIMLWPGMKIGQLCIFRLSSPAEHPYGAAVYGSRYQNQRGPTPSRAWQNWRTWPTAPQQ
- a CDS encoding zinc metalloprotease, translated to MTLHGTRWAWRAATTAGAALALVLSAGAAGLAKPASAGGASPAVADCAGDTHVDLRVMKGAAQRHDPNELSAEEVVAREAAFDAAVAARSGGVADESARGRTITVPVVVHVVSEDGTRATGNIPRSMIDAQMNVLNQAYGGFTGGAASPFRFKLKKVNRVVNPAWSPILAETPAERQMKRQLREGGPETLNMYFGLIDPGLLGWATYPERNITTYDGAVILSESLPGGTAAPYNEGDTATHEVGHWLNLMHTFENGCEGKGDHVADTPAEAEPQFECPIGADTCTAPGLDPIHNFMDYTDDYCMYQFTAGQVKRMNRAWNAFRAP